The Streptomyces halobius genomic interval GTCAGCGCCTTGCCCAGGCCGCCGCCCTGGGCCCCCGGCGCGATCCCGAGGACATACACCTCGCCGAGCCCCTCCTCGGCATGCACCTTGGTCCAGTGGAAGCCGACCAGCCGCCCCTCCCGCTCCGCGAGGAAGAAGCCCTTGGGGTCGAACCACGGCTCGGCCATCCGCGCGTCCAGGTCACGCTGGGTCAGCGTGCCCTGCTCCGGGTGGTGGGCGAAGGCCGCCGCGTTCACCTCCAGCCAGGCCGCGTCGTCGGCACCCGGCTGGAAGGTCCGTACGGACACCCCCTCGGGGAGCACCGGATCCGCCAGTTCCAGGTCGGCCAGCGAGCGCCGCATCTGCCGCAGCTCGCGGAACATCGTCAGACCGAGGGTCTGGGCGAGGTGCCGGGCGGCCGGATGCCCGCCGTGCGCCCACACCCGCAGCCGCCGCCCGGACTGCGCCAGCAGCTCGGTGCCCAGCGCCCGGCCGTGCCCGCGGCCACGGTGCCCGGGGTGGACGACCAGCTCGGCGGCCGGCGCCTCCACCGGGTCGGTGTCCTCCAGCTGCGCGTACCCGACCAGCTCCTCCGTGTCCTCCACGGGCACATACACCGACAGATGGCGCACGCCCTCCCGTCGCCCGCCACCGCCCCAGCCGGAATCGC includes:
- the mshD gene encoding mycothiol synthase codes for the protein MTDALHEMGRPGRRIQVADELAPEEAAAVLELIERATRTDGQPAVSEQGRLQLRGGRRNQEESSRSDSGWGGGGRREGVRHLSVYVPVEDTEELVGYAQLEDTDPVEAPAAELVVHPGHRGRGHGRALGTELLAQSGRRLRVWAHGGHPAARHLAQTLGLTMFRELRQMRRSLADLELADPVLPEGVSVRTFQPGADDAAWLEVNAAAFAHHPEQGTLTQRDLDARMAEPWFDPKGFFLAEREGRLVGFHWTKVHAEEGLGEVYVLGIAPGAQGGGLGKALTAIGLRHLAAQGLPTAMLYVDADNMAAVSVYERLGFVTHETDLMYRSET